Proteins from one Prosthecobacter sp. genomic window:
- a CDS encoding GYF domain-containing protein, giving the protein MIPTSPASLDSVPPQFLSELEDLAHRAEVPSFTATPDAAAPPPDVWESARSEATVFETTLQTTKEKALDYFDVDAEARPKGGMDWQGMRDHLLEEAGDAAAAQVAAVVKRHVAPPPLPKKSLLWHYALDDESHGPVSEEELLNLLTEGEVKLSTLVWNKTMSEWIRLADTPLSENAAPAPPPLPPTKKSSKTKSKGKAASTTCPSCGRVTSPEDSFCPDCGTPLKT; this is encoded by the coding sequence ATGATCCCCACCAGCCCGGCTTCACTCGACTCGGTGCCGCCACAGTTCCTCAGCGAACTGGAGGATCTCGCCCATCGTGCCGAAGTCCCCAGCTTCACCGCGACGCCTGATGCAGCGGCCCCGCCCCCAGACGTGTGGGAAAGCGCGCGCAGTGAAGCAACCGTCTTTGAAACGACCCTCCAGACGACCAAGGAGAAAGCTCTCGACTACTTCGACGTCGATGCGGAGGCCCGCCCCAAGGGCGGCATGGACTGGCAGGGAATGCGCGATCACCTGCTTGAAGAGGCGGGTGATGCGGCCGCCGCACAGGTTGCTGCCGTCGTCAAACGTCACGTCGCTCCGCCACCGCTGCCGAAGAAGTCCCTGCTATGGCACTATGCTCTGGACGATGAATCGCATGGCCCGGTGAGCGAGGAAGAGCTGCTCAACCTGCTGACGGAGGGTGAGGTGAAGCTCTCCACGCTCGTTTGGAACAAAACCATGAGCGAGTGGATCCGGCTGGCTGACACACCGCTCTCGGAGAATGCCGCGCCCGCCCCGCCGCCCTTGCCACCGACGAAGAAGAGCTCGAAGACCAAGTCCAAGGGCAAGGCTGCATCCACGACATGCCCCTCCTGCGGTCGTGTGACCAGTCCAGAGGACAGCTTCTGCCCTGACTGCGGCACACCTTTGAAAACTTAA
- a CDS encoding zinc ribbon domain-containing protein, protein MFCPKCGRQYADEAKFCPGCGASNRRAAAPPPLPGAMPAQEPVSKIVRDEPQHARQAQATPPPLAPQQEEELVLPPPASGMTISFRANPHGRMERMSDRPQDGPAPATTSTGTAGGVNAAAMLAAASVDCALPPQTSMWAFRVQTSALADKIAGSFSAQAGGQMNPFIEGAGRLVRGALMHKDVYRAAASRGSLMTEAICTAALLIVISTIGLRIGSLFGYGSSFTIKLMVIRVLSWVGSVFAVHWVAKTQQKVDLPPAAWFRAMVYAQAGLVLTLVPALGILVTLWVAVCTVAALQDVSGKDTTAGIILLVVAGVASTVIASVIGSVLI, encoded by the coding sequence ATGTTCTGCCCCAAATGTGGACGCCAATATGCCGACGAGGCAAAATTCTGCCCCGGTTGTGGTGCGTCGAATCGCAGAGCCGCCGCGCCGCCGCCCTTGCCTGGGGCAATGCCTGCGCAAGAGCCGGTGTCCAAAATCGTACGTGATGAGCCGCAACACGCCCGACAGGCTCAGGCAACTCCGCCACCATTGGCTCCGCAGCAGGAGGAGGAACTGGTGCTTCCGCCTCCCGCGTCGGGCATGACGATCAGCTTCCGCGCCAACCCGCATGGCCGTATGGAACGCATGTCTGACCGGCCACAGGACGGTCCGGCTCCTGCGACGACGAGCACAGGCACCGCCGGGGGTGTCAACGCTGCAGCGATGCTTGCAGCCGCCTCGGTGGATTGTGCGTTGCCGCCGCAGACCTCCATGTGGGCGTTCCGCGTGCAAACCAGCGCGCTTGCGGACAAGATTGCCGGCAGCTTTTCTGCGCAGGCTGGCGGCCAGATGAATCCGTTCATTGAGGGAGCGGGCAGGCTCGTGCGCGGCGCTCTCATGCACAAGGATGTTTACCGCGCCGCCGCGTCGCGTGGATCGCTGATGACCGAGGCGATTTGCACGGCCGCTCTGTTGATCGTGATCTCCACGATCGGCCTGCGCATCGGCAGCCTGTTTGGTTACGGCTCCAGTTTTACGATCAAGCTGATGGTCATCCGCGTGTTGAGCTGGGTGGGTTCGGTGTTTGCCGTGCATTGGGTGGCGAAGACGCAGCAAAAAGTGGATCTGCCGCCCGCCGCATGGTTCCGCGCGATGGTGTATGCACAGGCGGGCTTGGTACTCACGCTGGTTCCCGCACTCGGAATTCTTGTCACCCTTTGGGTCGCGGTATGCACGGTGGCAGCGTTGCAGGACGTGTCCGGCAAAGACACGACGGCGGGCATCATCCTGCTGGTGGTCGCAGGTGTCGCCAGCACGGTCATCGCTTCTGTGATCGGCTCCGTGCTGATCTGA